In Thiospirochaeta perfilievii, a single window of DNA contains:
- a CDS encoding GNAT family N-acetyltransferase — MILKTDRLLLRPFSIEDSADFFSISSDPMVTEFLTWGPHIHMEESLESIQTRFINNTNVFCIEHRDDNKCIGCIDLRFDNTNKKVGFGYMLSQSYWGSGYMTETLKAVLDYIFSSFDINKVEASYYVGNPGSGRVMEKCGMVYEGTQKESLIIKNKFVDVVNYGLTKKDFLDFTQPLINKKPEQLLDEILR, encoded by the coding sequence ATGATCTTAAAAACAGATAGGCTTTTATTAAGACCATTTTCTATAGAGGACTCTGCAGATTTTTTTTCCATATCAAGTGACCCTATGGTCACTGAGTTTTTAACATGGGGTCCTCATATCCATATGGAAGAGTCTTTAGAATCTATACAAACAAGATTTATTAACAATACTAATGTTTTTTGTATTGAACATAGGGATGATAATAAGTGTATTGGCTGTATAGATTTAAGATTTGACAATACGAATAAAAAAGTTGGCTTTGGTTATATGTTATCCCAAAGTTATTGGGGGTCTGGTTATATGACAGAGACCCTTAAAGCAGTTTTAGATTATATCTTTTCCTCATTTGATATAAATAAGGTCGAAGCATCCTACTATGTTGGAAATCCAGGATCTGGAAGGGTTATGGAAAAGTGTGGGATGGTATATGAAGGGACTCAAAAAGAGTCCCTGATAATTAAAAATAAGTTTGTAGATGTAGTTAACTATGGGTTAACTAAGAAAGATTTTTTGGACTTCACCCAGCCATTAATTAATAAAAAACCTGAGCAGCTGCTGGATGAAATATTAAGGTAA
- a CDS encoding CapA family protein produces MMKRFYLLIPYIFILNFIFSVDSVKLTFAGDLMAHDVNFRTKPLSEIYKGVLDTLQNDDLSFVNLEFPIDETREQSSYPSFNVSPTYVEAAIVGGFDVFSLGNNHTNDFGFNSLIKTIENMEKFKKSHFITYSGVYGDSLSRMDVETIQVKDLTIGYLSITQFSNNFWNKEGAAKIYTVDYKSVEKVNELKSFITNESKNYDCFILSYHGGIEYRSNPTKERIDFFDQLIKAGVDILWAHHPHVLQPWKFNSTDSGDKLIMYSMGNFISGQLAIVDPKEHDINFAATGFSALFNAELVLDDGKLRILNPGPKMIANVRNKDNYFVAVNKEDALSWPMSDSWKEFYSKMFPVAENRIRKD; encoded by the coding sequence ATGATGAAAAGATTTTACCTACTTATACCATATATATTTATACTAAATTTTATATTTTCAGTTGATAGTGTGAAATTAACTTTTGCCGGTGACCTAATGGCCCATGATGTAAATTTTAGAACCAAACCCTTAAGTGAAATTTATAAGGGTGTTTTAGATACTTTACAAAATGATGATTTAAGCTTTGTGAACCTAGAATTTCCAATAGATGAAACTAGGGAGCAATCATCCTATCCATCCTTTAATGTATCTCCAACCTATGTTGAGGCGGCGATAGTTGGAGGTTTTGATGTGTTTTCTCTAGGGAATAATCATACTAATGACTTTGGGTTTAATAGTTTAATTAAAACCATAGAGAATATGGAAAAATTTAAAAAGAGTCACTTTATAACCTATTCTGGAGTTTATGGGGATAGTTTAAGCCGGATGGATGTTGAGACAATACAGGTTAAGGATTTAACAATAGGTTATCTCTCCATTACCCAGTTTAGTAATAACTTTTGGAATAAAGAGGGTGCTGCTAAAATCTATACTGTTGATTATAAGAGTGTCGAAAAAGTAAACGAGTTAAAAAGTTTTATCACCAATGAATCTAAAAATTACGACTGCTTTATTCTCTCTTATCATGGGGGAATTGAGTATAGGTCAAATCCTACTAAGGAGAGGATCGATTTTTTTGATCAGCTTATTAAGGCGGGTGTTGATATTCTATGGGCACACCATCCCCACGTATTACAACCTTGGAAGTTTAATTCTACAGATAGTGGAGATAAGTTGATTATGTATTCAATGGGGAACTTTATCTCAGGGCAATTAGCTATAGTAGACCCTAAAGAGCATGATATTAACTTTGCGGCAACTGGATTTTCAGCCCTTTTTAATGCTGAACTGGTTTTAGATGATGGAAAGCTTAGAATATTGAACCCTGGGCCTAAAATGATAGCAAATGTTAGGAATAAGGATAATTATTTTGTAGCAGTTAATAAGGAAGATGCCCTATCGTGGCCTATGAGTGATAGTTGGAAGGAGTTCTATTCCAAGATGTTCCCTGTTGCTGAAAATAGGATTAGGAAGGATTAA
- the sufC gene encoding Fe-S cluster assembly ATPase SufC, with protein MNLLEIDNLKVNINDKEIINGLNLKIDKGQVHALMGQNGCGKSTLAKAITGHFAINVTGGSIKYKNLDLLNMEPEERANRGIFMSFQSPREIPGVNNLYFLKTSLNLKREFNGQEELNSAQMLKKIKTLTKELGIDDKVLKRYVNDGFSGGEKKTNELLQMLLLEPDLIILDEIDSGLDIDALKRVGEGINRLLDGKTSVLIITHYKRVLDYIKPDVVHVMAGGKIVKTGDISIVNILEDKGYGGIDNASS; from the coding sequence ATGAATTTACTAGAAATAGATAATTTAAAGGTTAATATTAACGATAAAGAGATAATAAATGGTTTAAACCTAAAAATAGATAAGGGGCAAGTCCACGCTTTAATGGGACAAAATGGGTGTGGAAAATCCACTCTAGCTAAGGCTATTACAGGACACTTTGCAATTAATGTAACTGGAGGTTCAATAAAGTATAAAAACCTTGATCTGTTAAATATGGAGCCAGAAGAGAGGGCAAATAGGGGAATCTTTATGAGTTTTCAAAGCCCTAGGGAGATTCCAGGGGTAAATAACCTATATTTTTTAAAAACATCTCTTAATTTAAAAAGGGAGTTTAATGGTCAAGAAGAGTTGAATTCTGCCCAGATGTTAAAAAAAATTAAGACATTAACAAAAGAGTTGGGAATTGATGATAAGGTTTTAAAAAGATATGTAAATGACGGTTTTTCCGGTGGAGAGAAAAAGACAAATGAACTTCTACAGATGCTACTTTTGGAACCAGATTTGATAATTCTAGATGAAATTGATTCAGGATTGGATATTGATGCTCTAAAAAGAGTTGGTGAGGGAATAAATCGGTTATTAGATGGTAAAACTTCTGTACTAATAATAACCCACTATAAAAGAGTTTTAGACTATATAAAACCTGATGTAGTCCACGTAATGGCTGGAGGAAAAATAGTTAAAACAGGTGACATCTCTATTGTAAATATCTTAGAAGATAAGGGATATGGAGGGATAGATAATGCCTCTAGCTAA
- a CDS encoding SufD family Fe-S cluster assembly protein has translation MPLANLNLQSVEEFRNFSIDSLFLKDYKVKIGGEKFNIENRFKNMEKIYIVNGIPVSKDLPIGVSIVNLDITEINNYNPLLNFNNKYNGKIWDINFESQRLSDIVIINVITDSNIFIPSNIRYSIEDEGVINILEVTLTQGSSSGVLVNNRREFSIKNSTLNYSSLNESGDENSILFNYYGFVNGGSLNSVNLNNQGFTTMNIWDVDLLTDGSECSVYGVIKLEKNMKHGTICKINHLEKNTFSNQEFRFILDGSSYAMYDGDSTVVNSAKDSSTAQNSKTIMLSNSARIYNKPRLNIYTGEVKATHGASVGRLDGEDIFYLKQRGLKESIIKSLLIDAFVIDLLDKVKSNSFREYLHDKR, from the coding sequence ATGCCTCTAGCTAATTTGAATTTACAGAGTGTTGAAGAGTTTAGAAACTTTAGTATAGATAGTCTCTTTTTAAAGGATTATAAGGTTAAAATTGGTGGAGAAAAATTTAATATCGAAAACCGTTTTAAAAATATGGAAAAGATCTATATTGTTAATGGGATTCCTGTTTCTAAGGATTTACCAATAGGTGTATCAATTGTGAACCTAGATATTACTGAGATTAATAACTATAACCCCCTCCTAAATTTCAACAATAAATATAACGGAAAAATATGGGATATTAATTTTGAGAGTCAGAGACTTTCAGATATAGTTATTATTAATGTCATCACAGATTCAAATATATTTATTCCTTCAAATATCAGATATTCCATTGAGGATGAAGGTGTTATTAATATATTAGAGGTAACATTAACTCAAGGTAGTAGCAGTGGGGTTTTAGTTAATAACCGAAGGGAGTTTAGTATAAAAAACTCAACACTAAATTACTCTAGTTTAAATGAGTCAGGGGATGAGAACTCTATACTCTTTAATTATTATGGTTTTGTAAACGGAGGCTCTCTAAATAGTGTAAACCTTAATAATCAAGGGTTTACAACCATGAATATATGGGATGTGGACCTATTAACTGATGGTTCTGAATGTTCTGTTTATGGTGTAATAAAACTTGAAAAAAATATGAAGCATGGAACCATATGTAAAATTAACCATCTTGAAAAAAACACCTTTAGTAACCAGGAATTCAGGTTTATATTAGACGGAAGTAGTTATGCTATGTATGATGGGGATAGTACTGTTGTTAATAGTGCTAAGGACTCATCTACCGCTCAAAACTCAAAGACTATAATGCTTTCAAATAGTGCAAGAATATATAACAAACCAAGACTGAATATTTATACCGGGGAGGTAAAAGCAACCCATGGAGCCTCTGTAGGAAGACTCGATGGTGAGGATATCTTCTATTTAAAACAGAGGGGTTTAAAGGAGTCTATAATTAAGAGCTTGTTAATTGATGCCTTTGTTATTGATCTATTAGATAAGGTGAAATCCAATAGTTTTAGGGAGTATCTACATGATAAAAGATGA
- a CDS encoding sulfide/dihydroorotate dehydrogenase-like FAD/NAD-binding protein, whose protein sequence is MNKIVEKKQLSDDVYLMELEAPYIAESRRAGQFIILQLDNNFGERIPLTIADANESKGTITIIFQAVGKTTIHLSKLEVGDYIENLLGPLGTPTEIKKVGTVVCVGGGIGVAPMHPIAQAYKAAGNRVISIIGARNRDLLIMEEEIKKCSDEVIICTDDGSYGRKDLVTAPLKELCEKGIPNEVVAIGPPIMMKFVSETTRPYNVHTMVSLNTIMVDGTGMCGGCRVTVGGETKFVCVDGPEFDGHLVDFDNMMLRQKAYKTQEDQATHKCRIGLTGDHK, encoded by the coding sequence ATGAATAAAATTGTTGAAAAAAAACAGTTATCGGATGATGTCTATTTAATGGAGTTAGAAGCTCCATATATAGCGGAAAGTAGAAGGGCAGGTCAGTTTATAATCCTTCAGTTAGATAATAATTTTGGAGAGAGAATCCCTTTAACAATTGCAGATGCAAATGAGTCAAAGGGTACAATAACTATAATATTTCAAGCTGTAGGGAAGACAACAATTCATCTATCAAAACTTGAGGTTGGGGATTATATAGAAAACTTATTAGGTCCTTTAGGTACTCCCACAGAGATTAAAAAAGTTGGAACAGTTGTATGTGTAGGTGGTGGAATTGGTGTAGCGCCAATGCATCCTATTGCACAAGCATATAAGGCTGCAGGAAATAGAGTAATATCCATTATTGGTGCTAGAAACAGAGATCTACTAATTATGGAAGAAGAGATAAAGAAATGTAGTGATGAAGTAATTATCTGTACTGATGATGGCTCCTACGGAAGGAAAGACCTTGTTACAGCTCCTTTAAAAGAGCTATGTGAAAAGGGTATTCCCAACGAAGTTGTTGCAATTGGACCTCCTATAATGATGAAATTTGTATCAGAAACAACTAGACCTTATAATGTTCATACTATGGTTAGTTTAAATACTATTATGGTTGATGGTACAGGTATGTGTGGTGGTTGCAGAGTAACCGTTGGGGGTGAGACAAAGTTTGTTTGTGTGGATGGGCCAGAGTTTGATGGCCATTTAGTAGATTTTGATAATATGATGTTAAGACAGAAAGCTTACAAAACCCAGGAAGATCAAGCTACTCATAAGTGTAGAATTGGTTTAACAGGAGATCATAAATAA
- the gltA gene encoding NADPH-dependent glutamate synthase: protein MSDIDLKSIYANLEGKDNQLKPKERMTIPQMDMPAQDPVLRSKNQKEVALGYTEEMAIIEASRCLQCKNAPCIKGCPVGINIPGFLDAAAKGNFQESVDIIKEASLLPAICGRVCPQETQCMEFCTVGKTLKDPMKSVAIGRVERYVADLERETNSIKIPAIKESTGNKVAIIGSGPAGLAAAADLRQDGHEVVVFEAFHKPGGVMIYGIPEFRLPKAIVEKEIDTLKEMGVKFEMNFLVGRTRTIADLIEKDNFDAVFIGSGAGLPKFMNIPGENLVGVFSANEYLTRSNLMKAYDKENVDTPIYQSKKVAVLGGGNVAMDAARMALRLGAEEVNVIYRRTRNEMPARVEEIEHAMEEGIKFHFLTNPIRILGDDNARVNAIECLKYELGEPDDSGRRRPLPISGSEFIMEMDTVIPALGNGSNPLIKQTTQDLETTKWGNIVVNENNKSSMDRVYAGGDIVLGAATVILAMGEGRTAAKAITDDLKNR from the coding sequence ATGAGTGATATAGACTTAAAAAGCATTTATGCTAACTTAGAAGGTAAAGATAACCAGCTAAAACCTAAAGAGAGGATGACTATCCCTCAGATGGATATGCCGGCTCAAGATCCTGTTCTTAGGAGTAAAAACCAAAAAGAGGTTGCCCTTGGATATACAGAAGAGATGGCAATTATAGAGGCTTCAAGATGTCTTCAGTGTAAAAATGCACCGTGTATAAAGGGGTGTCCTGTTGGGATTAATATCCCTGGCTTTTTAGACGCTGCAGCTAAAGGTAATTTCCAGGAGTCTGTGGATATTATTAAGGAGGCTAGTCTACTTCCTGCAATTTGTGGAAGAGTTTGCCCCCAAGAGACCCAGTGTATGGAGTTTTGTACAGTAGGTAAAACTTTAAAAGATCCAATGAAGTCTGTGGCTATAGGTCGAGTTGAGCGATATGTTGCTGACTTAGAGAGGGAAACAAATAGTATAAAAATCCCTGCAATTAAAGAGTCTACAGGAAACAAGGTTGCGATTATTGGATCTGGACCTGCAGGGTTAGCAGCAGCGGCGGATTTAAGGCAGGATGGTCATGAGGTTGTTGTTTTTGAGGCCTTCCATAAGCCTGGTGGGGTTATGATATACGGTATTCCTGAATTTCGTCTTCCTAAGGCTATTGTTGAAAAAGAGATTGATACATTAAAAGAGATGGGCGTTAAGTTTGAGATGAACTTTCTAGTAGGAAGAACAAGAACTATTGCAGACTTAATAGAGAAGGATAACTTTGATGCCGTATTTATAGGCAGTGGAGCAGGTCTGCCTAAGTTTATGAATATCCCTGGTGAGAATTTAGTTGGTGTTTTTTCCGCTAATGAGTACCTAACAAGATCTAATTTAATGAAGGCATACGACAAAGAGAATGTAGATACTCCTATTTATCAATCAAAAAAAGTTGCTGTTTTAGGTGGTGGTAATGTAGCTATGGATGCTGCTCGAATGGCTTTAAGACTAGGTGCTGAAGAGGTAAATGTTATATACCGAAGAACTAGAAACGAGATGCCTGCAAGGGTTGAAGAGATAGAACATGCCATGGAAGAGGGAATAAAATTCCATTTTTTAACTAACCCTATACGAATTCTTGGGGATGATAATGCCCGAGTTAATGCTATTGAGTGTTTAAAATATGAACTAGGAGAACCTGATGACTCTGGTCGTAGAAGGCCTCTTCCTATCTCTGGTAGTGAATTTATTATGGAGATGGATACAGTTATTCCTGCTCTTGGTAACGGTTCAAACCCATTAATTAAGCAGACAACCCAGGACTTAGAGACTACTAAATGGGGAAATATAGTTGTTAATGAGAACAATAAGTCCTCTATGGATCGGGTTTATGCCGGAGGAGATATTGTTTTAGGAGCTGCAACAGTTATCCTTGCTATGGGGGAGGGTAGGACCGCAGCAAAGGCAATAACGGATGATCTTAAAAACAGATAG
- a CDS encoding DNA topoisomerase III, translating to MKTLVLAEKPSVGREIARVLKCNNKTKTYIEGSDYIVTWAMGHLVELAGPEVYDEQLKKWSLETLPMLPLKMKHRIIKKSSNQFRSIKQLMHRSDVGHLVIATDAGREGELVARWIMRLAGWKKDFSRLWISSQTDGAITEGFKNLKPGRDYDRLLLAAECRAEADWIVGLNVTRALTCKYDMRLSAGRVQTPTLSIIVNREKEIEDFEPAPFWSIEANFGLFDAKWRSCKGNERISDEAFANSIVDKCMDSKAIITQLSEKEVVEKPPLAYDLTTLQQDGDRLLGFSAKDTLRTLQSLYERHKIVSYPRTDSKHITPDIVPTLKNRLLAIKDSQFLSKVEGLLSKDIKPGKRFVDPSKVGDHHAIIPTEERVNISSLSREEKMLWELIVKRFLTVLSPDSISINISVALECGGEFFYVKGKKNIKKGWRSIENIYENSSQNLAGLKVGDGIELKGVKAIKGFTSPPLRFTEGTLLEAMSNPVKYMMDKTLKESLGAGLGTPATRADIIEKLFSSYYVEKKGNTLHPTAQGTELLTVVPNMLKFPDLTAKWESVFEDIAQGRAKSQPFLKEIREQTTLLVNEIKSSSGIFEPSGLSKETCPMCGKNLLSVNDKKGRPKKVCRSMSCGYEESNGPKNRKDFAREKSMGRKLINQYSDKSSDTMTLGDMLKAAMENHGK from the coding sequence ATGAAAACATTAGTATTAGCAGAGAAACCTTCTGTTGGAAGGGAGATTGCTAGGGTTTTAAAATGTAATAATAAGACTAAGACATATATTGAGGGCAGTGACTATATAGTTACTTGGGCTATGGGACACCTAGTTGAGTTAGCAGGTCCTGAAGTTTATGATGAACAACTTAAAAAATGGAGCCTTGAGACTCTCCCGATGTTACCCTTAAAAATGAAGCATCGGATTATAAAGAAGAGTAGTAATCAGTTTAGATCTATAAAGCAGTTGATGCACCGTAGTGATGTAGGCCATCTTGTTATTGCTACTGATGCGGGAAGAGAGGGAGAGTTAGTTGCTAGGTGGATTATGAGACTAGCTGGCTGGAAGAAAGATTTTTCTAGGCTCTGGATTAGCTCCCAGACTGATGGAGCTATTACTGAGGGGTTTAAAAACCTTAAGCCAGGAAGGGATTATGATAGACTTCTTCTAGCTGCAGAGTGTAGGGCTGAAGCTGATTGGATTGTAGGTTTAAATGTTACTAGGGCATTGACATGTAAATATGATATGAGGTTAAGTGCAGGTCGAGTCCAAACTCCAACCCTAAGCATTATTGTAAATAGGGAGAAGGAGATAGAGGATTTTGAACCAGCACCTTTTTGGAGCATTGAAGCTAATTTTGGTCTGTTTGATGCTAAATGGAGAAGTTGTAAGGGGAATGAGCGTATTAGTGATGAGGCCTTTGCCAACTCTATAGTCGATAAATGTATGGACTCTAAGGCAATAATTACCCAGTTAAGTGAGAAGGAGGTAGTAGAGAAACCTCCATTAGCTTACGACTTAACTACTTTACAGCAGGATGGTGATAGGTTATTAGGCTTCTCTGCAAAAGATACTCTAAGAACCCTTCAGTCCTTATATGAGAGACATAAAATTGTTAGTTACCCACGAACAGATTCTAAGCATATTACTCCAGATATTGTCCCTACTTTAAAAAATAGATTGCTGGCTATTAAGGATTCTCAGTTTTTATCAAAGGTAGAAGGCCTCTTATCTAAGGATATAAAGCCTGGAAAAAGGTTTGTAGATCCATCTAAGGTAGGAGACCATCATGCTATTATCCCAACAGAAGAGAGGGTAAATATTAGTAGTCTCTCTAGGGAAGAGAAGATGTTGTGGGAGTTAATAGTAAAAAGGTTTCTAACAGTACTCTCCCCAGACTCTATTAGTATTAATATAAGTGTAGCCCTAGAGTGTGGCGGTGAATTTTTCTACGTTAAGGGTAAAAAAAATATTAAAAAGGGTTGGAGAAGTATCGAAAATATATATGAAAACTCTTCCCAGAATTTAGCTGGTTTAAAAGTTGGGGATGGAATAGAACTTAAGGGTGTAAAAGCTATTAAGGGTTTTACATCTCCTCCATTAAGATTTACCGAGGGTACTCTTTTAGAAGCAATGAGTAATCCTGTGAAATATATGATGGATAAAACTCTAAAGGAGTCTTTAGGTGCAGGTCTTGGAACCCCTGCAACCAGGGCTGATATAATCGAAAAACTTTTTTCTTCCTATTATGTGGAGAAAAAGGGGAACACTTTACACCCAACAGCCCAAGGAACTGAGTTATTAACAGTGGTTCCTAATATGCTAAAATTCCCAGACTTAACTGCAAAATGGGAGAGTGTTTTTGAAGATATTGCACAGGGAAGGGCTAAAAGCCAACCATTTTTAAAAGAGATTAGAGAGCAGACAACACTCCTTGTAAATGAGATAAAATCTAGTTCCGGTATTTTTGAACCAAGTGGATTAAGCAAAGAGACATGTCCAATGTGTGGTAAAAACCTTTTAAGTGTTAACGATAAAAAGGGTAGACCTAAAAAAGTTTGCAGGTCTATGTCTTGTGGTTACGAAGAGAGTAATGGTCCTAAAAATAGAAAAGACTTTGCAAGAGAAAAATCAATGGGTCGTAAGCTGATAAATCAATATTCAGATAAATCTAGTGATACAATGACTCTTGGTGATATGTTAAAGGCCGCAATGGAGAATCATGGGAAGTAG
- a CDS encoding aminotransferase class V-fold PLP-dependent enzyme — MIKDDFPYFKNSKTTYLDNGSTTQKPQSVIDSITSYYTQYCSNTHRGSYKDGNRATKEFEASRSYIRDFIGAKFNKEIIFTKGVTEGINMVASSFVNSRFKTVIISSLEHHSNIVPWHIMGRTLGEGLEVVRYREDLSFDLEHFEDLLRKNPNSFVSITHISNAFGVVNPVKEITGLAHKYGCKVLVDGAQALSRLKVDVKDLGVDFYIASSHKSYGPTGVGVLYINEEVLPEFSPYQTGGAVIERVSFSKSTLLDSPHCFEAGTQNIAGVIGFKTALKYIDSIGYKSIAENEDRLVNYIIEGLKKIDGVRLYTGKSRIVGNVSFNIQGLMPIDIGLLLDKQNISIRAGHHCAMPIMESLNIDGTVRISLGVYNNESDIKTFFKGLDKAVSILRK, encoded by the coding sequence ATGATAAAAGATGATTTCCCATATTTTAAAAATAGTAAAACCACCTATCTTGATAATGGTTCAACAACTCAGAAACCCCAATCTGTAATTGATTCAATTACTAGTTATTATACCCAGTACTGTTCTAATACCCATAGGGGAAGTTACAAGGATGGGAATAGGGCAACTAAAGAGTTTGAGGCTTCAAGAAGTTATATTAGGGATTTTATCGGCGCAAAATTTAATAAGGAGATAATCTTTACTAAGGGAGTTACCGAGGGAATCAATATGGTGGCTAGCAGTTTTGTTAATAGTAGGTTTAAAACTGTTATCATCTCCTCTCTGGAGCATCATTCTAATATTGTTCCTTGGCATATTATGGGAAGAACACTTGGAGAAGGTTTAGAGGTTGTTAGATATAGGGAGGACTTATCCTTTGATCTAGAACATTTTGAGGATCTTTTAAGAAAAAATCCCAACTCCTTTGTCTCTATAACCCATATCTCCAACGCTTTTGGAGTAGTTAATCCAGTAAAAGAGATAACTGGATTAGCCCACAAATATGGATGTAAAGTTTTGGTTGATGGGGCTCAGGCATTATCTAGGTTAAAAGTTGATGTTAAAGATTTAGGTGTTGATTTTTATATTGCTTCAAGTCACAAGAGTTATGGACCAACAGGTGTTGGTGTTTTGTATATTAACGAAGAAGTTTTACCAGAGTTTAGCCCATATCAAACAGGTGGTGCTGTAATAGAGAGGGTCTCTTTTTCAAAATCAACACTTTTAGACTCACCCCACTGTTTTGAAGCTGGTACACAAAATATTGCCGGTGTTATTGGGTTTAAAACAGCTCTAAAATACATAGATAGTATTGGTTATAAGAGTATAGCAGAGAACGAAGATAGACTTGTAAATTATATTATTGAAGGTTTAAAAAAAATAGATGGGGTTAGACTCTACACAGGTAAGAGTCGGATAGTTGGTAATGTTAGTTTCAATATCCAAGGTTTAATGCCAATAGATATAGGGCTTCTATTAGATAAACAGAATATCTCTATTAGGGCTGGTCACCACTGTGCCATGCCAATTATGGAGTCTCTTAATATTGATGGGACTGTTAGGATAAGTCTTGGTGTATATAATAATGAGTCGGATATAAAAACCTTTTTTAAGGGGTTGGACAAGGCTGTCTCAATTTTAAGGAAGTAG
- a CDS encoding SufD family Fe-S cluster assembly protein → MSWTQVETGSAITWKYPSCILKGDNSVGEFYSVALTSLKQEADTGTKMIHIGKNTKSTIISKGISALKGKNSYRGLVKFNKNAIGSRNFSQCDSLLIGEDCSAHTYPYLDAENSESIVEHEATTSKISDEQLFYIRQRGIKPEDAVSLIVNGFCKEVLNELPMEFAVEARELLDISLEGSIG, encoded by the coding sequence ATATCATGGACACAGGTTGAAACAGGCTCTGCTATTACCTGGAAATACCCAAGTTGTATATTAAAAGGGGACAACTCAGTAGGGGAGTTCTACTCTGTAGCCCTAACTAGTTTAAAACAGGAAGCTGATACCGGAACAAAAATGATACACATAGGGAAAAATACCAAATCTACAATTATATCCAAGGGTATATCCGCTTTAAAAGGAAAAAACAGTTATAGAGGTTTGGTAAAATTTAATAAGAATGCTATTGGGTCTAGGAATTTCTCCCAGTGTGACTCTCTTTTAATTGGAGAGGATTGTAGTGCCCATACCTATCCATATTTAGATGCGGAGAATAGTGAGTCTATAGTTGAGCATGAAGCTACTACATCTAAAATAAGTGATGAACAACTCTTCTATATAAGGCAGAGGGGTATTAAGCCTGAAGATGCAGTAAGTCTTATTGTAAACGGGTTTTGTAAAGAAGTTTTAAATGAACTTCCCATGGAGTTCGCAGTAGAAGCAAGAGAGTTATTAGATATAAGTCTTGAAGGGAGCATAGGATAA
- a CDS encoding SufD family Fe-S cluster assembly protein, translated as MELSTYFRINAQNTGQFERTLIVADEGSYVSYNEGCSAPQRDENQLHAAVVELIAHKDAFIKYSTIQNWYPGDENGKGVYITL; from the coding sequence ATGGAGCTATCCACCTATTTTAGGATTAATGCACAAAATACAGGGCAGTTTGAAAGAACACTTATAGTTGCAGATGAGGGGAGTTATGTCTCCTACAATGAGGGGTGTTCAGCTCCCCAAAGGGATGAGAATCAACTCCATGCAGCGGTTGTAGAACTAATAGCCCATAAGGATGCTTTTATTAAATACTCCACAATTCAAAACTGGTATCCAGGGGATGAGAATGGTAAGGGGGTATATATAACTTTGTAA
- a CDS encoding peroxiredoxin has product MGCEAGVRPRKKIISTQQLGTEQLVEEKKNMSSTMVRQEMPEFSMDAFDSKTGHFKTVSSKDYKGKWSVICFYPADFTFVCPTEIAAMNSKYDEFQKLNTEILAVSVDSKFSHKRFVETETLLSGLKLTIGADTNQEVSRAFGVLVEEEGVALRGRFLFNPEGICVAQEVQADSVGRNVNEFLRQVQAWQHATKTGEVCPAGWRPGKKTLPVNTDAEKMAGHVGDYITLDEILS; this is encoded by the coding sequence ATGGGGTGTGAAGCAGGTGTAAGACCAAGAAAAAAAATAATAAGTACACAACAATTAGGAACAGAACAATTAGTAGAGGAGAAAAAAAACATGAGTTCAACAATGGTAAGACAAGAAATGCCAGAATTTTCAATGGATGCCTTTGATTCAAAAACAGGTCATTTTAAAACTGTATCAAGTAAAGACTATAAAGGGAAATGGTCAGTTATATGCTTTTATCCAGCAGACTTTACATTTGTATGTCCAACTGAAATAGCAGCTATGAATAGCAAGTATGATGAATTTCAGAAGCTAAACACTGAAATTCTTGCAGTCTCTGTGGATTCAAAATTTTCGCACAAGAGATTCGTTGAAACAGAAACTCTTCTTAGTGGCTTAAAATTAACTATAGGCGCAGATACAAACCAAGAAGTTAGTAGAGCTTTTGGAGTATTAGTAGAAGAAGAAGGGGTCGCTCTTAGAGGAAGATTTTTATTTAACCCAGAGGGAATTTGTGTTGCCCAAGAAGTGCAAGCTGATTCTGTTGGACGAAATGTGAATGAGTTCTTAAGGCAAGTTCAAGCATGGCAGCACGCAACAAAAACAGGAGAAGTCTGTCCCGCAGGTTGGAGACCAGGGAAAAAAACACTACCAGTAAATACTGATGCCGAAAAAATGGCTGGGCATGTGGGGGATTATATTACTCTTGATGAGATTTTAAGTTAA